The DNA region ACCTTCACGCTGGCGGCGCTGATCGGGGCGCTGGGCGGCGTGCTGATTGGCCCCAGCGTGGCCGTGACCTACGACAGCGGCTTTCTCATCGGTCTCAAAGGTTTCGTGGGCGCGATCATCGGTGGGCTGGTGAGCTACCCACTGGCGGCGGCGGGAGCGATTCTGGTGGGCCTGATCGAGAGCTTCGCGTCTTTTAGCCTCTCGGCCTGGAAGGAAGTGATCGTGTTCACGTTGATTCTGCCCGTGCTTCTGTGGCGCTCATTGACCACCCGCCATATCCCGGAGGACGAGGAATGACCCCGTCTCAAACCTCTCTGAAATTTTCCCTTCGCCTGGGCCTGAGCATTGCCGCCGTGCTGATCGCGCTCTCGCTGCCCCTGATGCTGCCGCTTTTTCAGGTCACGCTGCTGACCAACATCCTGATTTTTTCCATCGTCGTGACCGGACTGGTGCTGCTGACCGGTATCCTGGGACTGACCAGTTTCGGGCAGGCGGCGTTCATGGGCGTGGGCGCCTATACCACTGCCGTGCTGACCGCGCAGATGGGCTGGAATCCGTGGCTGTCGCTGCCCGTCTCGTTGCTGGTCACGGGTCTGATCGCGTGGTTTCTGGGTCTGCTGACCCTGAGGATGCAGGGCCATTATCTGCCGCTGGCCACCATCGCCTGGGGCATCAGTCTGTTCTACGTGTTCGGCAACACCCCGGCGCTGGGCGGCTTTACAGGATTGACTGACATTCCGCCCATTTCTGTCCTTGGTCTGGAGCTGACCTCGCCGCGTAACTTTGCGTATCTGGCCCTGGCCTGCCTTGGGGTGGTGGCGCTAGGCGCACAGTTTCTGCTGTCCAGCCGCACCGGGCGGGCCATGCGGGCGCTGCGTTCGGGACCGATGGTGGCCGAGGCATTCGGTGTGTCCGCCTTTGGTCTGCGGGTACAGGTCTTCGTCCTCTCGGCACTGATGGCAGCGCTGGCGGGCTGGCTCTACGCGCACAGCCAGCGTTTCGTCAATCCCACGCCGTTCAGTCTGCAAGCCGGGATCGAATACCTGTTTATGGCTGTGGTGGGCGGCTCGCAGCATGTCTGGGGCGGCGTGCTGGGTGCGGGACTGATCACCCAGATTCGTGAGCAGCTCCGCGACATCCTGCCCGGTCTGCTGGGGCAACAGGGCAATTTTGAGGTCATCGTGTTTGGGGCGCTGGTCATTCTGGTGCTGCAATTCGCGCGCCAGGGGCTGTGGCCGTTGCTGGAACGCCTGTTGCCGCAGGAGGGCATCCGCATTTTGCCGGAGCGTGAAAAGCTCTCGCCACGCCCCAAACCTGCTCCCGGTACGCCGCTTCTGAGCGTTAAAAATGCGGTCAAGCAATTTGGCGGCCTGCGTGCGGTGGGGGATGTCTCGTTTGACCTCAACGCCGGGGAAATCCTGGGGTTGATCGGTCCCAACGGCGCGGGCAAAAGCACCATGTTCAACCTGATTACTGGCGTCAACCCAGCCACCTCGGGGCAGATCACCTTCATGGGCCAGGACATCAGCCGCCGCAGCGCAGGACAGATTCACCGCCTGGGCCTGAGCCGCACCTTTCAGCACGTCCACCTGCTGCCCGATCTGACGCTGCTGGAAAATACGATGATGGGCGGCTACGCGCGTGGCAAGGCCGGAATCGTTCGCAGCCTGCTGCATCTGGAGCGCGGGGAGGAGGCGGCCCTGCAACACGAGGCATTGCGTCAACTGGAGCGTGTCGGGCTGGGCGCGCAGGCATTCACGCTGGCGGGCAATCTGGCGCTGGGGCAGCAGCGGGTGCTGGAAATCGCCCGCGCCTTGGTGGCCGATCCCACATTGCTCCTGCTGGACGAACCCGCCGCCGGACTGCGCTACGGCGAGAAGGCCGAGCTGATCATCCTGCTCAGGAAACTGCGCGACGAGGGGGTCACGGTGCTCCTCGTCGAACACGATATGGATCTGGTGATGGGGTTGGTGGACCGTCTGGTGGTCATGAATTACGGCGAGAAACTGGCCGAGGGTTCCCCGCAACAGGTGCGCGACAATGCGGACGTGCGTGAGGCTTACCTGGGCGTCGACATGGAAGAGGAGGGCGCGGCATGACTTCCGATCTGCTTCTCGAAGTCCGTGACCTGCACACCCGTTATGGCCGCGTGGAGGCGCTGAGCGGTGTGTCGCTCGAAGTTCCCGCCGGGCACATCGTCAGCGTGATCGGGGCGAACGGGGCAGGAAAGACCACGCTGATGAACTCGGTGATGGGCATTCTCCCCAGCACGGGCGAGCTGCTTTACGAAGGCCAGTCTCTGCGCGGCATCCCACTGGAAACCCGTGTGGCACGTGGCATTAGTCTGGTGCCGGAGCGGCGTGACCTGTTTGCCTCTATGAGTGTGGCCGACAATCTGACCCTGGGCGCGTACAGCCGCCGTCAGCAGAAGTGGCGCGGCGATCTGGAGCACGTCTATGAGCGCTTTCCGCGTCTGCTGGAGCGGCGCAAACAACTGGCGGGCACGCTGTCAGGCGGCGAGCAGCAGATGCTGGCGATTGGCCGGGCCTTGATGGGCAAGCCCAGATTGCTGCTGCTGGACGAGCCGTCGCTGGGCCTCGCGCCGCTGATCGTGCGCGACATCCTGCGAATCGTCAAGCAACTTCAGGCCGAGGGCGTGACCGTGCTGCTGGTGGAACAGAATGCGCGGGCCAGTCTGGCGATCAGCGACAGCGGCTACGTGCTGGAAACGGGCGAGGTCAAGCTCAGCGGCCCGGCACGCGAACTGGCACAGAACCCGGAGCTGACGGCCAGCTATCTGGGCGGGTAAACGACAAGGTGAAAGCCCCCTCCGAAAGTTGGAGGGGGCATTTTACTGGGTCGGCGGATCAGTCGCCGGGGACGGGGGTGCCGCCCATCTGCACGGGAGCGTCAGGCTTCAGGCGGCGGCGCTCGAACTGCCAGAACACGGTGGGCACTACGTAGAAAGTCAGCAAAGTACTGGTCACCACGCCGCCCAGGATCACGATGCCCAGGCCCCGGCGGAACTCCGCGCCGTCGCCCTGGCCCAGGATCAGCGGAATACTGATCACCAACACGGTCAGGGTGGTCATGAGAATCGGGCGGAAGCGCAGTTCGGCAGCCTCGATCAGCGCCTCCCTCAGCGGCAGGCTGCGGGCGCGCTCGGTCACGAATTCCAGATACAGGATGGAATTCTTGGTGGACAGGCCCAGCAGGACCACCATCCCCAGCACCGTGATCACGTCCAGATTCACGCCGAACAGGCCCAGCGTCCACAGTGCGCCCACGATGGCGATGGGCACGGGCAGCAGCAGGTAGATGGGGTAGCGGAACGAGTTGAACTGGCTGCCCAGCACCAGATAGGTCAGCAGGATCGAACTGATCATGATGATCGGTCCGAAGAACACCAGATCGCCCGTCAGGCCCGAGCTGCCGAAGGCGCTGGCGTTGCCCAGGGTGACGCTGTCTTTCAGCAGTCCCGCGTCGCCCACACGTTTTTCCAGCACTGCCTGATAGGCGAACGGATTGGGGCCGCCCTGCTTGAGGTTGATGTCCAGCGTGGCGGTGTACGCCTTGTTCAGGCGGCTCAGGGTGGCCGGGGCCTGCGCCACCTGAAACGTGCCCAGCCCACTGAGGGGCAGGTTGGCGTTCAGCGCGGGCGAGTAGACCGTCTGCGACAGCAGGCTCTGCTCGTCGCGGATCAGCGAGGGGTCCAGCCGCACCACGATGTCCACACTCTGATCGCCGTCGCGGACGCTGCCCGCCACCGAGCCATCGTTATAGGTCCGTAGCGCCTGGGCCACGTCACTGGCGCTCAGGCCGGTGCCGGACAGCCGGTTGGGATCGGGAATGAAGGTGCGTTCCTGGGTGGTGGCGCTCAGGCTGCTCTTGACCGTGCGGATGTTGGGATCTTTGCGGAGCAGACGCACGACCTCCCGGTTGCGCTCCAGCAGCAGCGCCTGATTGGGGGCGGTCAGTGCCAGCGTCATGTCGGCGCTGCCGCCGGGTCCGGTCTGCTGGGAGGCCACCGTCAGCTCCGCGCCGGGCCGGTTCGCCACCACGGGGGCCAGCAGGGTGCGGTACTCGGCGCTCAGCAGGTCCAGTCCCTGGCGCTCCTCCTTGGGAATCAGGGTCAGGGTCAGGCTGGAGGCGTTGGCGCTGTTGCCGCCCACCAGACTGCCGCTGCCCACGCTGGTCTGTACCAGCCGGACCTCCTTGCGGGCCAGCAAGCGGTCCTCGATCTGGCGGGTCACGGCGTTGGTGGTGGCCAGATCGGTGCCCACCGGCAGCGTCAGGTCCACGTTCAGGATGCCGCTGTCGGTCTGCGGCACGAAGGCGAAGCCCAGTTTCGGCGCGATCAGCACGACGCTGCCCATGAAGGCCAGGGCCACCAGCATCACGATCCAGGGCCGCTTGAGGGCGTTCCCCAGGCTGCGGGCATAGGCGCGGGCCACGCCCGTCACGCCTTTGATGGTGACGCCGTGCAGGGTGCCGGTCAGCGCTTCCAGGAAGGCGTACAGCACGGTGACGACATAGCGCACCAGCGTCCAGACGACGGGGGCCAGCAGGGCGGCCAGGATCAATTTGACGGGCAGGGGGAGGCCCGTGCCCGAGAGGGCCAGCCCCGTGACCGTGCCGCCCAGGATCAGGGCCAGGACGCCGGGCACTGTTTTGACTCCGGCCAGCGTGCGCCGGAACAGCTCGGGCAGGCGGGCCACGATGGGGGGCAGCTCGGCCCAGCTCACGCTGCGGGCCTCGGCGGTGTAGGCCAGCCGCACGGTCAGGAACAGCAGGCTTTCCAGCCACGACAGCGTAATGGCGGCGGCGATGCCCAGCCCGAACTGGCTGAAGAACTGGCCCAGGATGCCGGGGAAGAAGCTCAGCGGGATCAGCACGGCCAGCAGCGAGAACGACGCGGCGGTCACCGCTGAGAAGACCTCGCTGGCCCCCAGCAGCACGCTGCGGACCTGGCCGTAGCCCATGTCGCGGTAACGCTGCACGTTCTCGGCCACCACGATGGAATCGTCCACCACGATGCCGATGGCCACGATGATCGCCAGCAGCGAGATGATGTTGAAGGTGAAGCCCAGCAGCCCGAACAGCAGGGGCGCAGCGCTGATCGAGATCGGAATCGCCAGGATCACCGAAAACACGGTGTTCAGGCGGCCCAGGAACAGCAGGCAGATCAGGCCCACGGCGGCCACCGCGATCAAGAATTCCTTGAAGGTGTCCGAAACGGTGGCGCGCGTCTCACGGGTGGTGTCGTTGGCCAGCTTGAGGCTGTATCCCTGGGGCAGCGGCTGGGCTTTCATGGCGGCCAGCACGTTGTCGGTCACGGCCACAGAATTGGTTCCCGAGGCCTTTCGCACCGAGAGCAGCACGGCAGGCTGACCGTTGACCCGCGCGAATGAGGTAGGTGAGGCGCTGCCGTCACGCACGCTGGCCACGTCCGCCACCCGCAGCCCGTTGGCCGGATCGACGATGATGCGGCCCACATCAGCGGCGCTGCGCGGGGTGTTGCGGGTGCTAAATCCCGTGGTGTTGCCACCCTGCGTCAGCGTACCGGCGGGCAGGTCCAGCGCCGAGCCGCTGATGGCCCCGGTGACGCGCGCGGGCGTCAGGTTGTAGCTTTGCAGGCGGGTGGGGTCCAGCAGCACCTGGATCTTGCGTTCCGGCCCACCCGACAGCCGCACGTCGGCCACGCCCTCAACGCGTTCCAGCCGGGGCACCAGGGTGTCCTCGGCGTAGGAAGTCACGTCGTCGGGTTTGGCGCTGCCACCCAGCAGGGCCAGCGACAGGATCGGGGTGGCGTTGGGATCGAATTTCTGAACCACCGGGGCGTCCGCGCCGTTGGGCAGGGAACCCCGGATGGCGGCCACCGCCTGCGACACGCTGTTGGCTGCCGAGTCGATGTCGGTGCTGTCGGCAAAGGTGATAACAACCGCCGACTGGTTGCTCACGGAGGTGGTGTTGATGTCCACCACTCCGGCCAGGGTGCTGACCGCGTCCTCGATGCGGCGGCTGACCTCGCGGTCCACCTGATCGGGGTTCGCGCCCGCGTAGGTGGTGCTGACCGCCAGGATTGGCACCTCGAAATTGGGCAGCAGTTCCACGCCCAGCCGGAACACCGAGACCAGCCCCAGCAGCGCCACCAGCACGAAAATGCCGATGGAAAAGACATAGTTGCGGACGCTGAAGCGCACGAAGGGGTTGATCACCGGCTCCGGCGTGCCGTCGGGCAGCGTGCCGCGTGGAGCATTCAGGTCACCGGATTCGTGGGTACTCATGGCGCACTCTCCACGGGTTTGGCGGCATCCTTAGCGCCTGTATCCACCGCGATGGCCGCGCCGTCCTGAAGGCTGCCGGGCAGTGGATTGATCACCGACTGGCCGGGGTCCACGCCCGAAACGGCCAGTTGGCCGCCAGACTCGGCAATCACGGTGACCACGCGGCGTTCAGCCTTGCCGTCCACCGCCACGAACACGGCGTTCTCGCCGCCGTCCACCTGTACGGCGCTGCTGGGAATCAACACGCCCTGGCCCAGATCGGCGCGGTAGCGCACCTGGGCCGCCGCGCCCACCGGCAGTTTCTCGCCGCCCTGCACGCGCGCGGTGATGGGCACCAGCCGGTCACTGCCCGCGATGCCGGGGCTACCCTGCACCGTCGCCACGTAATTGACGCCGCCGTAGCCCAGATTCAGCTTGGTCCCATCGGCCAGCGCGAAGGCGTCGCTGCTGGGAATGTTGAACTTGGCGCGGATGCTGCCGGGGTCCACCAGCCGGAAGACGGCGGTGCCCTGCGCGGCAAATTCGCCGACCCTGGCGCTGATGCTGGCCACCGTTCCGGCGAAGGGTGCCCTGACCCCGGTGCGCGCCAGATTCTCCTCGGCCTGCCTGACCCCCGCCTGTGCGGTTTCCAGGGCCACCCGTTGCAGGGGCACGCTGCCCTGTGCGCTGCGCCCGTTCTGTTCCAGATTGTTGCGGGCTGAGGACAGGCCCGACTGCGCCTGCGCCAGCGTGGCCCGCGCCGCCTGAAGGTCCGCCAGACTGATGCCGCCCAGTCCGTACAGCGTCTCGGCGCTCTGTGCGTTCTGCCGCGCCTGGGCCAGCGTCGCCTCGGCGGACGCCACGGCGGAGGTCAGCGACGCGCCCGCGTTGGCCGTGGAGTTCTGGGTCTGTTGCAAGTTGATCTGGGCCTGCTGGACCTGCAACTTCGCATTTTGCAGCGCCTGCTGCTGTTGCGTGTCGTCAAGTTGCACCACCACCGCGCCCGCGCCCACCTGTTCACCCTCATCGGCCAGCAGGCGCGTGACTGTGCCGCCGCTCTGGGTCGCAACCTGCGAGTCCTTCTGCGCCGTGATGATGGCGCTGGAACTGCGCTGCACCCGGAGCGTGCCCTGCTTCGCGGTAACAGTCTGCACTTTCAGGACCGTGGTCTTGGCCGGGGCGGTGTTCAGATCGTTGCCCTGGGGCTTGGCCTCCTGACCGGGCCGCGAGCAGCCGGCCAGCAGGGTGGTCAGGACCAGCAATGGCAACACCTGCTTCATTTTGCCAGTCCAATTCATTTGACCAGCCCGGCTTATTTGACCAGTCCAGTTCATTTTGCCAGTCCGGTCACGTCCACGCCGGAGGCCGCCCCCAGCGCCGCGAGGGCCTTCCACAGTCCGTCACTGGCCTGGGTCACGGCAAAGTCGGCCTGAGCGGCCTGGACCTCGGCCTGTTGCACTTCCACGGCGGCGGCGGTCCCGGCCTTCAGGCGGGCGCGGGCCTGACTGAGGGTGGTTGCAGCATTGGCGCTTTGCTGGCGGGCGATCCCCACCCCTTCCTGGGCATTCTGCACAGCGACGTAGGCGTTGCGTACCCCGGTCCCGGCGGCCTTCAAGGCGTCGTCCAGACCGCGCTGGGCGTTGGCCTGGGCGGTGCGGGCGTCTTCCAGCGTGCGCGCGGGCGTGTAGTCGTTGTCCGCCAGCTTGACCTGCAAGGCCGCGAGGCTCAGGCCGTTACTGGCCTGGCTCAGCGACGGCAGGCGTTTTTCAAGTCCCGCCTGTAACGTGGCGAGGCTGGCGTCCAGCCTGGGCGGGGCGGGTGGATCAGCCAGGGTCAGCACCGTCCCAGTGGGCAGGCCCAGCGAACGGGCCAGTTGTGACTTCAGCACCGGAAGTTGCGCCTGTGCGTCGGCCAGTTCCTGGGTGTCGCTGTTCAGGCTGGTCTGGGCGCGGTTCACGTCCAGTTGCGTCGCCACTTTCGCGGCCAGCCGCGCCTGTGCGATTTGCAGGTTGCGTTTGTCCAGCGCCACCTGCGCGCTGTTCAGACTGATTCGCCCGTTCGCCTCGTAGGCGGCCAGATACTGCCCGATCACGGTCTGTGCCACGTTCAGCTTGGTGCCGTCCAGTGTGACCGCCGCCGCCGTGTTGTCCTGCTCGGCCTGCGTCAGCGTGGTGATGATGCTGGTGGGGTCCGCGCGTACCGCCCGCAGGTTGGCCTGGGCCTTTTGCAGGTTGGCGCGGGCGGTGGTCACGTCCGGCCCACCCGCCAGGGCGCGGCTCACGGCGCTGGCCAGGGTCAGTTTGGTGGCGTCCGTCTGCGCGGCGGCGTGGCCCGGTGTGGTGGTCAGCCCGAGGGTCAGCAGGACGGTCAGAATGCGGGTGGTGTGGGTGGTCATGGTTGGCCTCCGGGGGCAGGGGTAGGTGGGGCGGGTTCGGGGGTGGACGGCGCGGGGGCAGGTGTGACGCCGGGCGCTGGTGGAGTCGGCATGGGCACTGGTGGAGTCGGGACGGGGGGAGTCGGGAGAGGGGCTGGGGCAGGCGTGATGGGCAGAACCGGGATCTGGCCCAGCAACACCGGGTCCAGTTCGCCCGTGGCCTGGAGCAGTTGCAGTGCGGCCAGTTCCACCGCCGCCGCCTGAGCGTCAATGGCGTTCTGCGCCTGCGTCACGCCCAACGCGGCCTGATCGATGTCCAGCGGCGTGCCCAGTCCGGCGTCCACGCGGGCGCGGGCGCTCGCAAGCGCGGTCTGGGCGCGGGTCAACGCGGTCCCCAGGCTGGTCAGCCCTCCCACCTCATCCTGATAGTCCGATAGGCGGGTGCGGACATCGAGATCCACGCCCTGCCGCGCGCTGCTCAGGCCCAGTTGCGCCTGCTGCACGCCCTGGCTGGCCTGCGCAAGTTCCCCGGCCCCCGCGCCGCCCAGCAAGGTGTAGGTGCCGCTCAGCGACAGCGCCACCCCGCTTGGAATCTCGCCCGTGTCCTTCAGCGGAAGGCTGACCTGCACGCCCAGCACGCCGGTTCTGGAATTTAGGCTGCCGCTGACGGTGCGGCCCGCGTTGCCCTTGGCATCACTGAGCTGCCCGGCGCGCACGCCAGCGGTCAGGTCCGGCAGGCGGGCGTCGCGCTGCGCGGCGGCCAGGGCGGCCTGTGCGTCGGCCAGCGCCACCTCGGCCTTCGCGATTTCCGGGCGGGCGCTCAGGGCGCGTGACAGCAAGGTATTCAGATCACTGGAGGGGGCCAGATTGGGCAGGCTGCCGAAGCTGCTCAGATCGCTGGGCAGCGCCAGGGGCCGCCCCAGCACGCGGGTCAGTTGCGCCGCCGCCAGATTCACGCCGCGCACCGCTCTGTCCCGCGCTGCCTGGGCCGATTCCAGCGCCGATTGCCGCTCCAGCACGGCCTCTGCCGTGATCAGATTCTGGGCGCGTTGCTCGTCGGCCACTGCTCGCAGGCGGACGCTCAGGGCCAGTTGCGCGTCGGCCTGGGCCACCCCGGTCACGGCGCTGCGTGCCCCGGCAAACGCCTGCGCGGCCTGAATGGTCAGCGTGGCGCGGCTGTTGCGCAGGTCCACTGCCGCTGCCGCCAGCGCGCGTTCGGCGCTGTGGACCGCCTCGCGGGCGGGGGACCACGGCAGCAAGTTCAACGCGGCGCTCACGTTCAGCGTGGTGCTGCCCTGCCATTCGCCCGTGTCCCAGGGCACCTTGGTCAGGTTGCCGTCGGCCCCCACGCTCAGGCTCAGGCCCGCGCGGGTGCGGGCGCTGTCCAGGGCAAGCTGCGCGGCGCGGTACGTCAGGTCCGCCGACTGCCAGCCCGGAGACCCACGCAGCAGCGCCAGCACATTATTCAGCGTGAACGGCGCGGTCTGGACCTGGACCGGGTCAACCGAGGTCTGTTGCAGCGGGAGCGGCGTGGGTACCGTTGGAGCTGGAGTGGGCGCAATCGGAACTGGCGCAGTCAAAGTGGGGGCAGTCGGTACCGGTGCAGGGGGCGGCGCGGTCTGCGCGTGGCCTGCGCCCAGCAGGCCCAGGCTCAGGAGGGCCGAGAGAAAAAGGGTAGGGAAACGTCGTGTCATGGGGTGAACCTCGGAACAGGGGTGGAGAGCATCAGATTCGGCGTGTGGAGTTTCTCGTGCAGAGTTTCTAGAGTGGCCACTTACTTTCGGGCAAGATGCTACACCCTCGCTCCCGGTCCAGACCACCCTCCAAAGGTGGAGGCAGGCCAGAAAACGGCACGGTCACGGCGTAAGCCCCGGCCACAGCAGGTCCAGCAGCCCGCGCACGAAGCGCCCGGCATCCATCGGCTCGCGTCCGGTCTGGTTCATCATGTGTTCCTGATGCACGTAGGTGGTCAGCGCGCCCAGAATGGTCAGGGCCGTGACCTCGGCGTCCAGCGGGCGCACCCGGCCCAGCCCCAGCTCGGCGCGCAGGTAACGGGCCAGCACCTCCGCGTCCTGGCGCACCGGGTTGCCCAGCCGCTCCAGAATGCGGTTGTGTTCGGGATCGTGCCCGCGCGAAAGCACCGTCATCAGGTTGGGTATGATCGCGGCAGCCTCCCCCAGAAATTCCATGAACGCCTGTTCCAGATTGACCCGGACCTCGCCCTGCCCCAGCCGCTCCAGCAGATTCGCGCGCCAGTGGGCGTAATCGTGCAGGCCCACTGCCGCCTCGAACAGGTCCTCCTTGCTGGCGTATCTCTTGAACAGCGTGCCTTCCGAGATCCCGGCGCGGCGGGCGATCTCGGCGGTGGTGGCGGCAAATCCCTGCTCCAGAAAGACCTCACGGGCCGCCTCCACGATCTGCTCGTCGGTAATGGTGCGGGGACGGGCCATAAGTGAGGTTCTACTGCATTAACTCTGGAACCTACCGTGAAGGTGGTTACGCAATGCCGGAGAACTTGACAGCCCAACCCAGTTGGCGCAATGTATAGGAACACGATAGAGCAACCCAATACAGGGCAATTCAATACAGGGATACTCAATACGGAGCAGCCCAATACACAGGAGGCCCAGCCATGTCCACCGCACCGCCCACCCCGCCCGACGCCAATCTTCTGCGCGGTCACCTCGATCTGATCCTGCTGAGCATCATCCAGGGACCGCCCAAATACGGCCTGGAGATCAGCAAACTGGCCCAGACCGCCACCGACGGCTACTTTGACCTGAAGGTGGGCAGCCTGTACCCGGCGCTGCACCGACTGGAAAAGGCGGGCTTTGTTCGCAGCGAATTTACCAGCGGCCCACGCAGCGGCAATCAGGTCAAGGCATACACCCTGACCGAGAGTGGTGGACGTGAGCTGAACACCCGCCGCGCCGAATTCCAGACCTTCACGCAGCAACTGGGCAAGCTGTGGACCCTGACCGGAGGCATGACATGAAACAGACGGAACAGTACGTCAGGCAGGCCACGCGCGGGCTGTGGGGCCGGGCGCGGCGTGAATTGCGGACCGAACTGGAAGGCCACATTGCCGAGCGCTGCCAGGAATTCCGGCTCTCGGGCCTGAGCGCCGCCGAAGCTGAACGCCAGACCCTGCGCGAACTGGGCGCACCCGTGCAGGTCAGCAGGGGCATGCTGGACGTATACACCGCTCCGGCGTTGGGCAAGGCAGGAGTGCTGAGCGCGTTGCTGGCCACCGCTGTTTTCTCAGCGCTGCCGCAGGGGCTGGCGCAGGTGCAGAGCATTTACGGTAGCTTTCCGAACACAGGGCCGACGAGTTATCTGGACTTTGGGCAGTTGAAAGCTGCTATCGAGAAGGCGGGCGGAAAGGTGAGCGGGTCTGCGAAGAATGCAACGTTCTCCCTGCCGGGTACAGCTCCAGTGAGCGGCATCACTGACTATCAATGGCCGGGCGTGAGTTTGATTCAGGGCGGCAAGTCCTACTACCGGACGGACGCACTTCTGTACACCCTCGCCATGAACAGGGCAGATTTGCGCCTTAGTGGCTGGACCAACCCGGTCCTTAAAGCGAGTGGTACGAACATCCAGATTGAAACCGATGACTGGCAGGTGATCAACAGCCTGTATACCAGCACCCTGTCTTCGGCTGGGCTTGGTCTGAACAATGATCTCAGGATGCCCTACGCCCTGATCGAACCGGAGAGTTTAACAGGACGGCTCAATTTCAAGGGTGAATTTCAGAAGGCTGCGGTTTACGCGCTGGTCATCCCCAAACTGGTGAGTTGGACGGGAATGGACGCGAAGGGCAAGCCTGTGGGTGGCTTTCTCAATCTCCTGAATACCACCGCCCAGGCCCAGGTGGGAAGTGTTCAATTTCATGTGCCCCCGGACTTCAAGGACTACAAACTGTATTCCAACCCCAGCGAGTTTCAGAAGGCCCTTGAGCCGTACCAGCAACTGGTGACCGCGCCTGTTGCCCAGTGGAACGCTCAGCACCCCGCCCCCGTCTTGCTCCTGAAGCTCAGCGGACACTTTGGGCCGGATGCTTACACCATCGTTTCGCCTGGATCGGTGAACAAGCAGCCCTGAGCGGTCCTGAGATTTACAGGGAAAGAGGCGAGTGGGCTTCCTTCCTGGCAGTCACCCCTTCTGTCCGCTGTACCGCAAGAAACGGACAATCTCCTGACCGGTTCCGCAGGACTACAGTGGCGGCATGAAGATAGGCATTCTGGGAGCAGGACACATCGGTCAGGCGCTGGCGCGGTTGCTGGCGGAGGCCGGGCACGACGTCGGGATCAGCAACTCACGCGGCCCGGACACGTTGCGGGATCTCGCCGGGCGTCTGGGTCACGGCGTCACGGCCTACAGCAGCGAGGACGCCGCACGCTTCGGCGAACTGATTATCGAGACCGTCCCCTTCGGCCATTACAGCGACCTGCCCACCGTCCAGATGAACGGCAAGATCGTGATCGACACCGCCAACTATTACCCCGAGCGGGACGGCAAGATCGACCTGGGTGGCCTATCCGAGAGCGCCTTCATG from Deinococcus sp. AJ005 includes:
- a CDS encoding efflux RND transporter periplasmic adaptor subunit, whose protein sequence is MKQVLPLLVLTTLLAGCSRPGQEAKPQGNDLNTAPAKTTVLKVQTVTAKQGTLRVQRSSSAIITAQKDSQVATQSGGTVTRLLADEGEQVGAGAVVVQLDDTQQQQALQNAKLQVQQAQINLQQTQNSTANAGASLTSAVASAEATLAQARQNAQSAETLYGLGGISLADLQAARATLAQAQSGLSSARNNLEQNGRSAQGSVPLQRVALETAQAGVRQAEENLARTGVRAPFAGTVASISARVGEFAAQGTAVFRLVDPGSIRAKFNIPSSDAFALADGTKLNLGYGGVNYVATVQGSPGIAGSDRLVPITARVQGGEKLPVGAAAQVRYRADLGQGVLIPSSAVQVDGGENAVFVAVDGKAERRVVTVIAESGGQLAVSGVDPGQSVINPLPGSLQDGAAIAVDTGAKDAAKPVESAP
- a CDS encoding ABC transporter ATP-binding protein, giving the protein MTSDLLLEVRDLHTRYGRVEALSGVSLEVPAGHIVSVIGANGAGKTTLMNSVMGILPSTGELLYEGQSLRGIPLETRVARGISLVPERRDLFASMSVADNLTLGAYSRRQQKWRGDLEHVYERFPRLLERRKQLAGTLSGGEQQMLAIGRALMGKPRLLLLDEPSLGLAPLIVRDILRIVKQLQAEGVTVLLVEQNARASLAISDSGYVLETGEVKLSGPARELAQNPELTASYLGG
- a CDS encoding ATP-binding cassette domain-containing protein — protein: MTPSQTSLKFSLRLGLSIAAVLIALSLPLMLPLFQVTLLTNILIFSIVVTGLVLLTGILGLTSFGQAAFMGVGAYTTAVLTAQMGWNPWLSLPVSLLVTGLIAWFLGLLTLRMQGHYLPLATIAWGISLFYVFGNTPALGGFTGLTDIPPISVLGLELTSPRNFAYLALACLGVVALGAQFLLSSRTGRAMRALRSGPMVAEAFGVSAFGLRVQVFVLSALMAALAGWLYAHSQRFVNPTPFSLQAGIEYLFMAVVGGSQHVWGGVLGAGLITQIREQLRDILPGLLGQQGNFEVIVFGALVILVLQFARQGLWPLLERLLPQEGIRILPEREKLSPRPKPAPGTPLLSVKNAVKQFGGLRAVGDVSFDLNAGEILGLIGPNGAGKSTMFNLITGVNPATSGQITFMGQDISRRSAGQIHRLGLSRTFQHVHLLPDLTLLENTMMGGYARGKAGIVRSLLHLERGEEAALQHEALRQLERVGLGAQAFTLAGNLALGQQRVLEIARALVADPTLLLLDEPAAGLRYGEKAELIILLRKLRDEGVTVLLVEHDMDLVMGLVDRLVVMNYGEKLAEGSPQQVRDNADVREAYLGVDMEEEGAA
- a CDS encoding efflux RND transporter permease subunit; its protein translation is MSTHESGDLNAPRGTLPDGTPEPVINPFVRFSVRNYVFSIGIFVLVALLGLVSVFRLGVELLPNFEVPILAVSTTYAGANPDQVDREVSRRIEDAVSTLAGVVDINTTSVSNQSAVVITFADSTDIDSAANSVSQAVAAIRGSLPNGADAPVVQKFDPNATPILSLALLGGSAKPDDVTSYAEDTLVPRLERVEGVADVRLSGGPERKIQVLLDPTRLQSYNLTPARVTGAISGSALDLPAGTLTQGGNTTGFSTRNTPRSAADVGRIIVDPANGLRVADVASVRDGSASPTSFARVNGQPAVLLSVRKASGTNSVAVTDNVLAAMKAQPLPQGYSLKLANDTTRETRATVSDTFKEFLIAVAAVGLICLLFLGRLNTVFSVILAIPISISAAPLLFGLLGFTFNIISLLAIIVAIGIVVDDSIVVAENVQRYRDMGYGQVRSVLLGASEVFSAVTAASFSLLAVLIPLSFFPGILGQFFSQFGLGIAAAITLSWLESLLFLTVRLAYTAEARSVSWAELPPIVARLPELFRRTLAGVKTVPGVLALILGGTVTGLALSGTGLPLPVKLILAALLAPVVWTLVRYVVTVLYAFLEALTGTLHGVTIKGVTGVARAYARSLGNALKRPWIVMLVALAFMGSVVLIAPKLGFAFVPQTDSGILNVDLTLPVGTDLATTNAVTRQIEDRLLARKEVRLVQTSVGSGSLVGGNSANASSLTLTLIPKEERQGLDLLSAEYRTLLAPVVANRPGAELTVASQQTGPGGSADMTLALTAPNQALLLERNREVVRLLRKDPNIRTVKSSLSATTQERTFIPDPNRLSGTGLSASDVAQALRTYNDGSVAGSVRDGDQSVDIVVRLDPSLIRDEQSLLSQTVYSPALNANLPLSGLGTFQVAQAPATLSRLNKAYTATLDINLKQGGPNPFAYQAVLEKRVGDAGLLKDSVTLGNASAFGSSGLTGDLVFFGPIIMISSILLTYLVLGSQFNSFRYPIYLLLPVPIAIVGALWTLGLFGVNLDVITVLGMVVLLGLSTKNSILYLEFVTERARSLPLREALIEAAELRFRPILMTTLTVLVISIPLILGQGDGAEFRRGLGIVILGGVVTSTLLTFYVVPTVFWQFERRRLKPDAPVQMGGTPVPGD